Proteins found in one Hyla sarda isolate aHylSar1 chromosome 7, aHylSar1.hap1, whole genome shotgun sequence genomic segment:
- the POLL gene encoding DNA polymerase lambda isoform X1 yields MEPRGIVKAFPKVKRSRESCDPAENKKKLKTDVDDQGKCFAGVHAHILSAGIGQARSGIFQKQIIQNGGQVSGQFCPEVTHIIVDEGMDCDRAFRLLKLQKLPPGLQLIKCSWLSLCIKEKKIVNTAGYSIFIPERYLDVKDEAAPEQRHGDIVVDRKPDDERPPATASCSQAEPASDVSKLSDSQDKKVQVSNDEASDGEDGVTQGDLEALMFGQLSKNKDEEKMTEDTATVAGKWVCAHSSESKKENHNKFITDKLEVLAKAYSVQGDRWRALGYSKAVNALKSYHKPVTSAQEAAKIPGIGKKMADKIDEILDSGHLRKIDHISDSVTILEMFSNIWGAGVKTAQSWYQQGFRSLDDIRTKANLTTQQAIGLKHYDDFLDRMPREEAGQIEETVRKSAKVINPELLCVACGSYRRQRATCGDVDVLVTHPDGKSHKGVFSKLLDSLKLRGFLTDDLVSHEENGNQKKYMGVCRLPGPGRRHRRLDIIVVPYGEFACALLYFTGSAHFNRSMRALAKTKRMSLSEHSLNKDVVRNGSLKINPGYPLPTPTERHVFEILGLPFREPHERDW; encoded by the exons ATGGAACCAAGAGGGATTGTTAAAGCTTTCCCAAAAGTAAAGCGGTCAAGAGAAAGCTGCGACCCCGCAGAGAACAAAAAGAAGCTAAAGACAGATGTGGACGATCAAG GGAAATGTTTTGCTGGAGTCCATGCTCACATTCTTTCTGCTGGGATTGGTCAGGCCAGATCAGGAATATTTCAGAAacagatcatccagaatggcggtCAGGTTTCCGGACAGTTTTGCCCAGAGGTGACCCATATTATAGTGGATGAAGGAATGGACTGTGACCGCGCCTTTCGACTGCTGAAGTTGCAGAAGCTTCCGCCAGGTTTGCAGCTCATAAAGTGCAGCTGGTTAAGCTTGTGCATTAAGGAAAAGAAGATTGTGAACACAGCGGGGTACAGCATCTTCATCCCGGAGAG GTACCTGGATGTAAAGGACGAGGCAGCGCCAGAACAAAGACACGGGGATATTGTGGTTGACAGGAAACCAGATGATGAACGTCCACCAGCCACAGCCAGCTGCTCGCAAGCAGAACCGGCTTCTGATGTCTCCAAGCTGAGTGACAGCCAAGACAAGAAAGTACAG GTCTCCAATGATGAAGCCAGCGATGGAGAAGATGGTGTCACACAAGGAGACCTGGAAGCATTGATGTTTGGACAACTTTCAAAGAACAAAGATGAAGAAAAGATGACTGAAGACACAGCAACAGTGGCAGGAAAGTGGGTGTGCGCCCACTCATCCGAGAGTAAGAAGGAGAATCACAACAAGTTTATCACAGATAAGCTGGAGGTGCTGGCCAAGGCGTATTCTGTGCAAGGAGACCGATGGAGAGCTCTGGGCTATTCAAAAGCTGTAAATGCTCTAAAAAGTTACCATAAACcagtgacctctgcacag gaagctGCTAAGATTCCTGGTATTGGGAAGAAGATGGCTGATAAAATTGATGAAATTTTGGACAGCGGTCACTTGCGCAAAATCGACCATATAAGCGACAGTGTGACTATTTTGGAGATGTTCTCTAATATATGGGGAGCTGGTGTCAAGACAGCCCAAAGCTGGTACCAGCAG GGTTTCCGAAGTCTTGATGACATCCGCACAAAGGCGAACCTGACCACACAGCAGGCTATTGGCCTTAAACATTATGATGACTTCCTAGATCGTATGCCCAGGGAGGAGGCCGGACAGATTGAAGAAACT GTAAGAAAATCAGCTAAAGTGATAAATCCAGAGCTCCTGTGCGTGGCCTGTGGCTCTTaccggcgacagagagcgacgtGCGGTGATGTTGATGTATTGGTTACGCATCCCGACGGCAAGTCTCATAAAGGAGTTTTTAGCAAACTGCTTGACAGCCTTAAATTGCGAG GATTCTTAACTGATGATCTGGTGAGTCATGAGGAGAACGGAAATCAGAAGAAGTATATGGGAGTATGCCGCTTACCGGGTCCCGGTCGGAGGCACCGTAGACTGGATATCATCGTTGTGCCCTATGGGGAGTTTGCCTGCGCGCTGTTATATTTCACCGGTTCGGCTCACTTCAATCGCTCCATGCGAGCTCTTGCAAAAACCAAGCGCATGAGTCTATCGGAACACTCCCTCAACAAGGATGTGGTGCGAAACGGAAGCCTGAAGATTAACCCTGGATATCCCCTTCCAACGCCGACCGAGAGACATGTATTTGAGATACTCGGGCTTCCTTTCCGAGAGCCGCACGAAAGAGATTGGTAG
- the POLL gene encoding DNA polymerase lambda isoform X2, producing MEPRGIVKAFPKVKRSRESCDPAENKKKLKTDVDDQGKCFAGVHAHILSAGIGQARSGIFQKQIIQNGGQVSGQFCPEVTHIIVDEGMDCDRAFRLLKLQKLPPGLQLIKCSWLSLCIKEKKIVNTAGYSIFIPERYLDVKDEAAPEQRHGDIVVDRKPDDERPPATASCSQAEPASDVSKLSDSQDKKVQVSNDEASDGEDGVTQGDLEALMFGQLSKNKDEEKMTEDTATVAGKWVCAHSSESKKENHNKFITDKLEVLAKAYSVQGDRWRALGYSKAVNALKSYHKPVTSAQEAAKIPGIGKKMADKIDEILDSGHLRKIDHISDSVTILEMFSNIWGAGVKTAQSWYQQGFRSLDDIRTKANLTTQQAIGLKHYDDFLDRMPREEAGQIEETVRKSAKVINPELLCVACGSYRRQRATCGDVDVLVTHPDGKSHKGVFSKLLDSLKLRDPCDASELYYY from the exons ATGGAACCAAGAGGGATTGTTAAAGCTTTCCCAAAAGTAAAGCGGTCAAGAGAAAGCTGCGACCCCGCAGAGAACAAAAAGAAGCTAAAGACAGATGTGGACGATCAAG GGAAATGTTTTGCTGGAGTCCATGCTCACATTCTTTCTGCTGGGATTGGTCAGGCCAGATCAGGAATATTTCAGAAacagatcatccagaatggcggtCAGGTTTCCGGACAGTTTTGCCCAGAGGTGACCCATATTATAGTGGATGAAGGAATGGACTGTGACCGCGCCTTTCGACTGCTGAAGTTGCAGAAGCTTCCGCCAGGTTTGCAGCTCATAAAGTGCAGCTGGTTAAGCTTGTGCATTAAGGAAAAGAAGATTGTGAACACAGCGGGGTACAGCATCTTCATCCCGGAGAG GTACCTGGATGTAAAGGACGAGGCAGCGCCAGAACAAAGACACGGGGATATTGTGGTTGACAGGAAACCAGATGATGAACGTCCACCAGCCACAGCCAGCTGCTCGCAAGCAGAACCGGCTTCTGATGTCTCCAAGCTGAGTGACAGCCAAGACAAGAAAGTACAG GTCTCCAATGATGAAGCCAGCGATGGAGAAGATGGTGTCACACAAGGAGACCTGGAAGCATTGATGTTTGGACAACTTTCAAAGAACAAAGATGAAGAAAAGATGACTGAAGACACAGCAACAGTGGCAGGAAAGTGGGTGTGCGCCCACTCATCCGAGAGTAAGAAGGAGAATCACAACAAGTTTATCACAGATAAGCTGGAGGTGCTGGCCAAGGCGTATTCTGTGCAAGGAGACCGATGGAGAGCTCTGGGCTATTCAAAAGCTGTAAATGCTCTAAAAAGTTACCATAAACcagtgacctctgcacag gaagctGCTAAGATTCCTGGTATTGGGAAGAAGATGGCTGATAAAATTGATGAAATTTTGGACAGCGGTCACTTGCGCAAAATCGACCATATAAGCGACAGTGTGACTATTTTGGAGATGTTCTCTAATATATGGGGAGCTGGTGTCAAGACAGCCCAAAGCTGGTACCAGCAG GGTTTCCGAAGTCTTGATGACATCCGCACAAAGGCGAACCTGACCACACAGCAGGCTATTGGCCTTAAACATTATGATGACTTCCTAGATCGTATGCCCAGGGAGGAGGCCGGACAGATTGAAGAAACT GTAAGAAAATCAGCTAAAGTGATAAATCCAGAGCTCCTGTGCGTGGCCTGTGGCTCTTaccggcgacagagagcgacgtGCGGTGATGTTGATGTATTGGTTACGCATCCCGACGGCAAGTCTCATAAAGGAGTTTTTAGCAAACTGCTTGACAGCCTTAAATTGCGAG ACCCCTGTGATGCGTCGGAGCTGTACTATTATTAG
- the POLL gene encoding DNA polymerase lambda isoform X3: MSAQVNNRCILPFLVFCSLVIGSWNTPAYPAISMSAQVNNRCILPFLVFCSLVIGSWNTPAYPAISMSAQEAAKIPGIGKKMADKIDEILDSGHLRKIDHISDSVTILEMFSNIWGAGVKTAQSWYQQGFRSLDDIRTKANLTTQQAIGLKHYDDFLDRMPREEAGQIEETVRKSAKVINPELLCVACGSYRRQRATCGDVDVLVTHPDGKSHKGVFSKLLDSLKLRGFLTDDLVSHEENGNQKKYMGVCRLPGPGRRHRRLDIIVVPYGEFACALLYFTGSAHFNRSMRALAKTKRMSLSEHSLNKDVVRNGSLKINPGYPLPTPTERHVFEILGLPFREPHERDW, from the exons ATGTCTGCACAGGTAAATAATCGCTGTATACTACCATTTCTTGTATTCTGTTCTCTAGTAATAGGAAGCTGGAATACCCCAGCATACCCTGCTATATCAATGTCTGCACAGGTAAATAATCGCTGTATACTACCATTTCTTGTATTCTGTTCTCTAGTAATAGGAAGCTGGAATACCCCAGCATACCCTGCTATATCAATGTCTGCACAG gaagctGCTAAGATTCCTGGTATTGGGAAGAAGATGGCTGATAAAATTGATGAAATTTTGGACAGCGGTCACTTGCGCAAAATCGACCATATAAGCGACAGTGTGACTATTTTGGAGATGTTCTCTAATATATGGGGAGCTGGTGTCAAGACAGCCCAAAGCTGGTACCAGCAG GGTTTCCGAAGTCTTGATGACATCCGCACAAAGGCGAACCTGACCACACAGCAGGCTATTGGCCTTAAACATTATGATGACTTCCTAGATCGTATGCCCAGGGAGGAGGCCGGACAGATTGAAGAAACT GTAAGAAAATCAGCTAAAGTGATAAATCCAGAGCTCCTGTGCGTGGCCTGTGGCTCTTaccggcgacagagagcgacgtGCGGTGATGTTGATGTATTGGTTACGCATCCCGACGGCAAGTCTCATAAAGGAGTTTTTAGCAAACTGCTTGACAGCCTTAAATTGCGAG GATTCTTAACTGATGATCTGGTGAGTCATGAGGAGAACGGAAATCAGAAGAAGTATATGGGAGTATGCCGCTTACCGGGTCCCGGTCGGAGGCACCGTAGACTGGATATCATCGTTGTGCCCTATGGGGAGTTTGCCTGCGCGCTGTTATATTTCACCGGTTCGGCTCACTTCAATCGCTCCATGCGAGCTCTTGCAAAAACCAAGCGCATGAGTCTATCGGAACACTCCCTCAACAAGGATGTGGTGCGAAACGGAAGCCTGAAGATTAACCCTGGATATCCCCTTCCAACGCCGACCGAGAGACATGTATTTGAGATACTCGGGCTTCCTTTCCGAGAGCCGCACGAAAGAGATTGGTAG